A single Candidatus Thermoplasmatota archaeon DNA region contains:
- the rpiA gene encoding ribose-5-phosphate isomerase RpiA, translated as MVEQEELKRRAAEKAVEYVEDGMVLGLGTGSTVEYMVKKLAEKIREGLTIQAVPTSVKTKKLAAEYKIPLVDFDECTMLDLTIDGADEVDSNLNLIKGGGGALTREKIVAFHSKKVIIIVDETKIVKGLGCDTPVPVEVVKFGWKATQKTLEELSGCTAELRRIVDEPFITDNSNYIIDCDFGKIDDPDVLEKELNNIPGVVENGLFIGLADEVIVGSKQGIMSLEKQEQQMPQQ; from the coding sequence ATCGTGGAGCAAGAAGAGTTAAAAAGACGTGCAGCAGAGAAAGCAGTTGAATATGTCGAAGATGGCATGGTTCTTGGCCTTGGAACTGGATCAACGGTTGAATACATGGTGAAGAAACTTGCTGAGAAGATTCGAGAGGGGTTGACGATTCAAGCGGTTCCTACATCTGTGAAGACAAAGAAGCTTGCTGCTGAGTATAAAATACCGTTGGTTGATTTTGATGAGTGTACAATGCTTGATCTGACGATTGATGGAGCTGATGAAGTCGACTCAAACCTCAACCTGATTAAAGGAGGAGGAGGTGCATTAACTCGGGAGAAAATCGTTGCATTTCATTCAAAGAAAGTGATCATTATTGTTGATGAAACGAAAATCGTAAAAGGGCTTGGGTGTGATACGCCGGTGCCGGTTGAAGTGGTGAAATTTGGATGGAAAGCTACTCAAAAAACTTTGGAGGAGTTGAGTGGATGTACTGCTGAGCTTCGGCGGATTGTTGATGAGCCGTTTATCACTGATAATTCAAATTACATTATTGATTGTGATTTTGGGAAAATTGATGACCCTGACGTGTTGGAAAAAGAGTTAAACAATATCCCTGGTGTTGTGGAAAATGGTTTGTTCATTGGTCTTGCTGATGAAGTTATTGTCGGGAGTAAACAAGGCATTATGAGTCTTGAAAAACAAGAACAACAGATGCCGCAACAGTAG
- a CDS encoding SAM-dependent chlorinase/fluorinase, translating to MKHLAFLSDFGLKDGYVAQMKAGALRFCDANIIDISHDVEPQNIVEAAFILRATCPFLPVGTVVVAVVDPGVGTSRKGLVITTKHHILIGPDNGVLIPAARHLGDFLVYEIQNHRLFQHPVSSTFHGRDIFAPVAAHILNGIPFDAIGPRISRFVDMTFDDACINDTTLIGKVLHIDRFGNVITNISEKLIRQHISIGSTKQVDLHGQKIDVFFCESYGFGQNNTLLGIVGSSGYLEFSLKQSSAAERFNLQVHDPVQIYL from the coding sequence ATGAAGCATCTTGCTTTTCTGAGTGATTTTGGATTAAAAGATGGCTATGTTGCTCAGATGAAAGCAGGAGCATTACGATTCTGCGATGCAAATATCATTGATATCAGCCATGACGTCGAACCGCAGAATATCGTTGAGGCTGCTTTTATCCTTCGAGCAACATGTCCATTTCTACCAGTTGGAACTGTGGTTGTTGCTGTGGTAGATCCAGGTGTTGGCACCTCTCGGAAGGGATTAGTAATTACCACAAAACATCATATTCTCATCGGTCCTGATAACGGAGTACTCATCCCTGCAGCTCGGCATCTAGGGGATTTTCTTGTGTATGAGATACAAAATCATCGGTTATTTCAGCATCCTGTTTCTTCAACGTTTCATGGACGAGATATCTTTGCACCGGTTGCCGCTCATATTCTCAACGGCATACCTTTTGATGCAATTGGTCCAAGGATTTCTCGTTTTGTCGATATGACATTTGATGATGCTTGTATCAACGATACAACTCTCATTGGAAAAGTACTGCATATAGATCGTTTTGGCAATGTTATTACAAATATCTCTGAAAAACTCATTCGTCAACATATCAGCATCGGATCAACAAAACAGGTTGATCTGCACGGTCAAAAAATCGATGTTTTTTTCTGTGAATCATATGGTTTTGGCCAGAATAATACATTACTTGGCATTGTTGGGAGCTCCGGGTATCTTGAATTTTCCCTAAAACAGAGTTCTGCTGCCGAACGGTTCAATCTCCAGGTTCATGATCCTGTGCAGATCTATCTTTGA
- a CDS encoding DUF357 domain-containing protein — MSQITRIQKDIHMFEENKKHIPTSLTASQKKIIELAEQYYQDAQYYAQKNDKFTAFGCINYAHGLLDAILKY, encoded by the coding sequence ATGAGTCAAATAACTCGGATTCAAAAAGATATCCATATGTTTGAAGAAAATAAAAAACATATCCCAACTTCTTTGACTGCATCGCAGAAAAAAATCATTGAACTCGCTGAGCAATACTACCAAGATGCTCAGTACTATGCTCAGAAAAACGATAAATTCACTGCATTTGGATGTATTAACTATGCTCACGGACTCCTCGACGCTATCCTCAAATATTGA
- a CDS encoding flippase, protein MIARKSTLIMFSDLTDALLAYVAIFFIARYMHPSDYGIIGFAMGYIGLFTIVNSLGFDEAHIKRVSEGKQNLGTCIGTFLVTKLGLVSLMAVLTVGSIFFWKFIAGRGFETPEHEFAVYIILLYFIFERVATIFQTTYTGETKIAKTYIPKLLSTILRTVGIIFVALEAQTFGFGAIELAWTYVFGHLFLLISSIILFRNYPIKKPTLACFKSYSQFAFPLIIVSAAAAIMNNVDKVLIQLFWSAEDVGYYYACSRISGFIVVAAAGLGTILFPTIAYHHEKNDAEGIRQIMHQAERYISMFTFPLVVGLVVLAEPAIHILLSDKYYPAIPVFRILPFFSFFYALTIPYNSQLLGMNKPHLVRNRIIVMFIINLVLNIILIPKDIQSLGITCAGLGMVGAALSLMISYFIGLIYYIISAYKLIGLKFNLRIVLHGGAAGIMGAVLWLITASNMIIIDKWYELLAVGLLGSGVYLGILAILKEFTKKDLIFILDTLNIKKMLSYIKKEIRRD, encoded by the coding sequence ATGATTGCACGAAAATCAACCCTTATCATGTTTTCTGATTTGACTGATGCGTTACTTGCATATGTCGCTATTTTCTTCATCGCTCGATATATGCATCCGTCAGATTATGGAATCATTGGTTTTGCGATGGGATACATCGGGTTGTTTACTATCGTCAACAGCCTTGGATTCGATGAGGCACATATCAAAAGAGTATCTGAAGGGAAACAAAACTTAGGTACATGCATTGGAACGTTCCTGGTCACAAAACTTGGTTTAGTCAGTCTTATGGCAGTGCTTACTGTTGGTTCGATTTTCTTTTGGAAATTTATTGCAGGACGAGGGTTTGAAACCCCTGAGCATGAATTTGCGGTGTACATTATTTTACTGTATTTTATTTTCGAGCGGGTTGCAACAATCTTTCAGACAACGTATACCGGTGAGACAAAGATTGCAAAAACCTATATCCCGAAACTGCTGTCAACGATACTTCGAACAGTTGGAATTATCTTCGTTGCTCTGGAAGCACAAACCTTTGGTTTTGGGGCGATCGAACTCGCATGGACGTATGTTTTTGGACATCTATTTCTTCTCATCAGCAGCATCATCTTGTTTCGGAACTATCCTATTAAAAAACCGACCCTTGCGTGTTTTAAAAGTTATTCACAGTTTGCCTTTCCATTAATTATCGTGAGTGCTGCTGCAGCAATTATGAATAATGTTGATAAAGTACTTATTCAGTTGTTTTGGTCTGCAGAAGACGTCGGCTATTACTATGCCTGCTCTCGGATTAGTGGATTTATCGTTGTTGCTGCTGCTGGTTTGGGAACGATTTTGTTTCCGACAATTGCATATCATCATGAAAAAAATGATGCTGAGGGAATACGGCAGATTATGCATCAAGCAGAACGATACATCAGCATGTTTACCTTTCCGTTGGTTGTTGGTTTAGTCGTACTTGCTGAACCTGCAATTCATATACTCCTGAGCGATAAGTATTACCCGGCAATACCTGTGTTTCGCATCTTGCCTTTTTTTTCGTTTTTTTATGCGTTGACGATCCCGTATAACTCACAGCTTCTTGGTATGAATAAACCACATCTTGTCCGCAACCGAATCATCGTGATGTTTATCATTAATCTTGTGTTGAATATTATCTTAATTCCGAAAGATATTCAGTCGCTTGGGATAACCTGCGCAGGGTTAGGAATGGTTGGTGCAGCGCTGTCACTCATGATTTCATATTTCATCGGGTTAATCTATTACATTATCAGCGCGTATAAATTAATTGGATTGAAATTTAATCTGCGAATTGTTCTTCACGGTGGCGCTGCAGGTATCATGGGTGCAGTTTTATGGTTGATTACCGCAAGTAATATGATCATTATTGACAAATGGTATGAACTACTCGCAGTTGGACTCCTTGGTAGTGGTGTCTACCTGGGGATATTGGCAATACTCAAAGAATTTACGAAAAAAGATCTCATCTTTATCCTTGATACATTAAACATTAAAAAAATGCTTTCATATATCAAAAAAGAAATCCGCCGTGATTAG
- a CDS encoding N-acetylneuraminate synthase family protein, whose amino-acid sequence MFRDLNTENPFITAEIGINHNGSVDIAKKLIDMAASLGCDAVKFQTRTLEKVIPKEMWHIKKDTPWGVLDYIDYKRKIELQHEDYYTIDAYCKEKNIEWFSSAWDLDSQLFLNEFDLKYNKLASPMLSYKPLVEEIAKQGKLTFISTGGHTFREIDPVIALFEKKKTPYVVMHCVNLYPCPDEKLNLRNITLLYDHYKNNEYFEGVGYSGHETGILPSVLAVSLGAVAVERHITLDRSMFGSDQAASLERHGLELLVRDTRLVRHIMGKADKDHLDPDEKKNIAKLQYWVKNA is encoded by the coding sequence ATGTTTCGAGATTTAAACACAGAAAATCCATTTATCACTGCAGAAATTGGGATCAATCACAACGGTTCAGTTGACATAGCAAAAAAACTCATTGATATGGCTGCATCACTTGGATGCGATGCCGTAAAATTTCAAACAAGAACTCTCGAAAAAGTCATCCCAAAAGAAATGTGGCATATCAAAAAAGATACTCCTTGGGGTGTTCTCGACTACATTGATTATAAACGGAAAATTGAGTTGCAACATGAGGATTACTACACCATTGATGCGTATTGTAAAGAAAAAAATATCGAATGGTTTTCCTCAGCATGGGATCTTGACAGTCAATTATTTCTCAATGAATTTGATTTAAAATATAACAAACTTGCATCACCGATGCTTTCTTATAAACCCTTAGTTGAAGAAATTGCAAAACAAGGCAAACTCACCTTTATTTCAACGGGTGGTCATACGTTCCGTGAGATCGATCCTGTCATAGCTCTTTTTGAAAAGAAAAAAACACCGTATGTTGTCATGCATTGCGTCAATCTCTACCCTTGTCCTGATGAAAAACTGAATCTCAGAAATATCACCCTGCTTTATGATCACTATAAGAACAATGAATATTTTGAAGGTGTTGGATACAGTGGTCACGAAACTGGAATTCTCCCTTCAGTCCTTGCAGTCAGCCTTGGTGCTGTTGCAGTGGAACGACATATTACCCTTGACCGAAGTATGTTTGGTTCAGATCAAGCTGCATCACTAGAACGGCATGGTCTTGAACTGCTCGTGCGAGATACACGACTTGTTCGGCATATCATGGGGAAAGCAGATAAGGATCATCTTGATCCTGATGAGAAAAAGAATATCGCAAAACTTCAATATTGGGTCAAGAATGCCTAA
- a CDS encoding aminotransferase class IV, which produces MKEIESWQNGKWIPNSQIGTKLWDAHFFFGWAVFDAFRTYNHVPHLLHQHLDRLYRSAKLAEIEFSMTKQEMIEKIHEVIDHNKPFFPKDEEYRFMVFISPGYFKIYADMGDVGPIITINTTTTSRYAKFITPYLEKGFTALISSQVHLPVRCFDPKIKSCSRLHYGLADAEAARYGKGVQPILLDEHGYMTESSGSNVGLIKDGMLLLPKDHNILRGCTMEFVESLAKKNDIPIIKDDWEVYDILDADAIIFTSTFLGIEPCYEVIFRNKKHRLTGDTTVIRTLFTAFSKEVGLDIEQQWKNWYAKML; this is translated from the coding sequence ATGAAGGAAATAGAATCATGGCAAAATGGCAAATGGATACCAAATTCTCAAATTGGAACTAAACTGTGGGATGCCCATTTCTTTTTCGGCTGGGCAGTTTTTGATGCATTCCGAACCTATAATCATGTACCGCATCTCCTTCATCAGCATTTAGATCGACTGTATCGAAGTGCGAAACTTGCTGAAATTGAATTTTCTATGACAAAACAAGAGATGATTGAAAAAATCCATGAGGTTATCGATCATAATAAACCATTCTTCCCAAAAGATGAAGAATATCGGTTCATGGTATTTATCAGCCCTGGATATTTCAAGATATACGCAGATATGGGCGACGTCGGACCAATTATCACAATCAATACAACGACCACATCACGGTACGCAAAATTTATCACTCCGTACCTTGAAAAAGGATTCACCGCATTGATCTCCTCTCAAGTTCACCTCCCAGTCAGATGTTTTGATCCAAAAATTAAAAGCTGCAGTCGACTCCACTACGGTTTAGCTGATGCTGAAGCAGCACGGTACGGCAAAGGAGTACAACCAATCCTGCTTGATGAACATGGGTATATGACCGAGAGCAGCGGGTCTAATGTTGGATTAATCAAAGACGGCATGTTGCTGTTACCGAAGGATCATAATATCCTCCGCGGATGTACCATGGAGTTTGTCGAATCACTGGCAAAGAAAAACGATATCCCCATCATCAAAGATGACTGGGAGGTGTATGATATCCTGGATGCAGATGCGATTATCTTCACGAGTACGTTTCTTGGTATTGAGCCCTGCTATGAAGTTATCTTCCGGAATAAAAAACACCGGTTGACTGGTGATACAACGGTCATTCGAACGTTGTTCACTGCGTTTAGTAAAGAGGTTGGACTTGATATTGAACAACAATGGAAGAACTGGTATGCCAAAATGCTTTAA
- a CDS encoding GDP-L-fucose synthase, with translation MEEINLSQQTILITGAHGFLGSHTVEKFRAHGANNIITFSQKEYDLRKEHDVQKLFKRYSDIDIVVHIAADVGGIKYSSTHPGQQYYNNIMMNTLILHYSYLNKVKKFVGIGSVCEYPEVTPIPFKESYLWNGYPVPSNDAYGLSKRSLLAHSIAYHKEFGFNAIHLLPINLYGPRDDFSLENSHVIPALIIKFYDAYHNKKPTVEVWGSGKASREFIYVEDCAEAIVLATKRYNKPEPVNLGTGDEITIQQLAEMIAEMINYQGQIVFNTSQPEGQLRRKLDVSKAAQEFGFTAPTSFKEGLKKTIRWYRETYLKSKTP, from the coding sequence ATGGAAGAAATAAACCTTTCACAACAAACGATCCTGATCACCGGAGCGCATGGTTTTCTCGGAAGTCACACGGTCGAAAAATTTCGTGCTCATGGTGCAAACAACATTATCACGTTTTCACAAAAAGAATATGATCTCCGAAAAGAACATGATGTGCAGAAACTGTTCAAAAGATATTCTGATATTGATATCGTTGTCCATATTGCTGCCGATGTCGGCGGTATCAAATACAGCAGCACCCATCCAGGTCAACAGTACTATAACAACATCATGATGAATACCTTGATCCTACATTATTCATATCTCAACAAGGTCAAAAAATTTGTCGGCATCGGGAGCGTCTGCGAATATCCTGAAGTTACTCCAATACCCTTCAAGGAGTCGTATCTCTGGAATGGATACCCTGTACCTTCAAACGATGCCTACGGATTGTCAAAACGATCCTTACTTGCACACAGCATCGCGTATCATAAAGAATTCGGCTTTAACGCCATTCATCTTCTTCCCATCAACTTATATGGTCCTCGCGATGATTTCAGCCTTGAAAACTCCCATGTCATCCCAGCATTGATCATCAAATTCTATGATGCTTACCACAACAAGAAACCAACCGTTGAGGTTTGGGGGAGTGGAAAGGCAAGCAGAGAATTTATCTATGTTGAAGACTGTGCAGAAGCAATTGTCCTTGCGACAAAACGATACAACAAACCAGAACCAGTAAACCTTGGAACCGGGGATGAAATTACCATCCAACAGCTTGCAGAGATGATTGCTGAGATGATCAATTATCAAGGTCAGATTGTTTTCAACACTAGTCAACCTGAAGGTCAACTCAGACGGAAACTAGATGTATCCAAAGCAGCACAAGAGTTTGGATTCACCGCACCAACATCATTCAAAGAAGGACTCAAAAAAACCATCCGATGGTATCGTGAGACCTATCTCAAATCTAAAACCCCATGA
- a CDS encoding dolichol kinase, producing MQKTMLLQKTEKLSEQIHQKINEIQFDAHWFRRIFHTSAASVLVYYVLPEALWIQLLKIIIPVWIVVGVTIIEYLRLRSIINNDEFFGLRPYEYRRPASYWYFSVALVILLLGFPQQIAIPCILCASFTDPIMGEIRIRFGVQHSIGIGFFLSFIFYSIIWYTAQPFGIGILTTSLGAGVTVLSESLKNPYLDDDFLMQILPAICIGILYLSCWSVGMNILPKQSLIPLSSSTLQQLVIL from the coding sequence ATGCAGAAAACAATGCTCCTTCAGAAAACAGAAAAACTATCAGAACAGATTCATCAAAAAATAAACGAAATACAGTTTGATGCCCATTGGTTTCGACGGATCTTTCACACCTCAGCAGCATCTGTGTTGGTCTATTACGTTCTCCCAGAAGCTTTGTGGATACAGCTGTTGAAAATCATTATTCCGGTTTGGATTGTTGTTGGAGTGACAATCATTGAATATCTTCGGTTACGATCGATTATCAACAACGATGAATTTTTTGGCCTGCGCCCATATGAATACCGACGGCCAGCAAGTTATTGGTATTTCAGTGTTGCACTCGTAATTTTATTACTAGGATTTCCTCAGCAGATTGCCATCCCGTGCATTCTCTGCGCCAGCTTTACCGATCCAATTATGGGGGAAATACGGATTCGTTTTGGAGTACAACATTCGATTGGCATAGGTTTTTTTCTTTCATTCATCTTCTATAGCATCATATGGTATACAGCACAACCATTTGGCATCGGTATCTTGACTACGTCTCTTGGAGCAGGTGTTACCGTACTGAGTGAATCATTAAAAAATCCTTACCTTGATGATGATTTCCTCATGCAGATACTTCCCGCTATCTGTATCGGCATTCTCTATCTGAGTTGTTGGTCTGTCGGGATGAACATTCTGCCGAAGCAAAGTTTAATTCCTCTCTCAAGCTCAACATTACAGCAGCTGGTGATCCTATGA
- a CDS encoding acylneuraminate cytidylyltransferase family protein, which produces MPKHAYKYLGLIPARGGSIRVHRKNIRLVLGKPLIYWSIKAAQESKRLDYFVVSTDDPEIARVAREYNAPVLERPKELAESLVPLTPVYRHALETIPAENLVILRPTSPIRINNIIDKAIDYYEQEKGDSLMTGFMNKEYEWFTHPDTPSQQLKGWFQGDGCVEIHHKKVILSGKSWGDKPLRYIIPEIYNYEIDTEVELIMVEALMKHVGMNV; this is translated from the coding sequence ATGCCTAAACATGCCTACAAGTATCTTGGTTTGATCCCTGCACGCGGAGGAAGCATACGGGTTCATCGAAAAAACATACGCTTAGTGTTGGGAAAACCATTGATCTACTGGTCGATCAAAGCAGCACAGGAGTCAAAACGTCTTGATTATTTTGTTGTATCAACTGATGATCCAGAAATTGCTCGTGTTGCGCGTGAATATAATGCACCAGTTCTCGAACGTCCAAAAGAACTCGCAGAAAGTCTTGTTCCTCTTACCCCAGTCTATAGGCATGCTCTTGAGACCATACCTGCAGAAAATCTCGTGATTCTTCGACCGACGTCACCGATACGAATCAACAATATTATCGACAAAGCAATCGACTACTATGAACAAGAAAAAGGTGATTCACTCATGACCGGTTTTATGAACAAGGAATACGAATGGTTTACCCATCCAGATACACCATCACAACAGCTGAAAGGATGGTTTCAAGGTGATGGATGCGTTGAAATTCACCATAAAAAAGTTATTTTATCGGGGAAATCATGGGGGGATAAACCACTCAGATATATTATACCAGAAATCTACAATTATGAGATTGATACTGAAGTAGAACTCATCATGGTTGAAGCATTGATGAAACATGTGGGGATGAATGTATGA
- a CDS encoding radical SAM/SPASM domain-containing protein, which yields MPKCFNGLTVVNVELTSRCNKNCWMCGRRKIDRDYPEIAMNYGDMEFSLVQKIARQLPPGIVVQFHNNGEALLYPRFGEAVSLFQQQIKCVDTNAKLLLDKADEIIGNLDTLTISVIENDPEADEQYRIVQEFLKLKGSQKPNMIYRCLGNVDLTRWKQLPGILATRILHNPLGSFKYQKNPTVPEIGICLDMLSHMAIDRFGKVSICVRFDPKRLGVIGDANTTPLLDIWNSPKRKEWLSYHIEGRRDKIPLCSYCEFWGVPTGY from the coding sequence ATGCCAAAATGCTTTAATGGTTTAACTGTCGTTAATGTAGAATTAACGAGTCGATGCAACAAAAACTGTTGGATGTGTGGACGGCGAAAAATCGACCGTGACTACCCTGAAATTGCAATGAATTACGGTGATATGGAATTTTCCCTTGTTCAAAAAATAGCACGACAGCTCCCCCCAGGAATCGTCGTTCAGTTTCATAACAATGGTGAAGCACTCCTCTATCCTCGATTTGGCGAGGCTGTTTCATTGTTTCAACAGCAGATCAAATGTGTCGATACCAATGCAAAACTACTGCTTGACAAAGCAGATGAAATTATCGGTAATCTCGACACCTTGACGATATCAGTTATTGAAAACGATCCTGAGGCAGATGAACAATATCGGATTGTGCAAGAATTTTTAAAACTGAAAGGAAGTCAAAAACCAAATATGATTTATCGATGCCTCGGAAATGTTGATCTTACCAGATGGAAGCAGCTTCCAGGCATTCTTGCAACCCGTATTCTCCATAATCCTCTCGGGAGTTTCAAATATCAAAAAAATCCAACAGTCCCTGAGATCGGTATCTGTCTTGACATGCTCAGTCATATGGCGATTGATCGATTTGGAAAAGTTTCAATCTGCGTTCGCTTCGACCCGAAACGCCTTGGGGTAATCGGCGATGCAAACACCACGCCGCTGCTTGATATTTGGAACAGCCCAAAACGAAAAGAATGGCTCTCCTATCACATTGAAGGTCGACGAGATAAAATACCACTCTGCAGCTACTGTGAATTCTGGGGTGTTCCCACCGGTTACTAA
- the gmd gene encoding GDP-mannose 4,6-dehydratase: MKKALISGVTGQDGSYLAEFLLKKGYEVHGIKRRSSILNTQRIDHIYQDLHEEDVRFILHYGDMTDSSNLNRIVEEIDPDEIYNLAAQSHVKVSFDVPEYSAEVDAIGTLRLLDAIKEREVQCKFYQASSSEMYGNTDEIPQNENTRFNPQSPYAAAKVFSYHVTKNYREAYDMYACNGILFNHESPRRGETFVTRKITIAVANIYYKKQDKLFLGNVNARRDWGYAPEYVEAMWKMLQQKKPDDYVIATNTDHSVKEFCNHAFHEIGIDLEWTGKGIHEKAVNSKTGKTLVEIDPMYFRPTDVERLRGDYRKAKKAFGWQPKTTFKELIKIMVQADLERVEQWKK; the protein is encoded by the coding sequence ATGAAAAAAGCATTAATCTCCGGGGTCACCGGTCAAGATGGATCATACCTTGCTGAATTTCTCCTCAAAAAAGGATATGAGGTCCACGGGATTAAACGCCGATCAAGCATCCTGAACACCCAACGTATCGATCATATTTACCAGGATCTCCATGAGGAAGATGTTCGCTTTATCCTGCATTATGGTGATATGACTGATTCGAGTAATCTGAACCGGATTGTTGAAGAAATTGATCCTGATGAAATCTATAATCTGGCTGCACAAAGCCATGTCAAAGTCTCGTTTGATGTACCTGAATACTCAGCAGAAGTAGATGCAATTGGTACCCTCCGGCTGCTTGATGCAATCAAAGAGCGAGAAGTGCAATGTAAATTTTACCAAGCATCGAGCAGTGAAATGTATGGAAACACCGATGAGATCCCGCAAAATGAGAACACTCGGTTCAACCCGCAAAGCCCGTATGCCGCAGCAAAAGTTTTTTCCTACCATGTAACAAAAAACTACCGTGAGGCATATGACATGTATGCCTGCAATGGCATTCTTTTTAACCATGAGTCGCCACGGCGTGGTGAAACATTTGTCACGCGAAAAATCACTATTGCTGTTGCGAACATCTATTATAAAAAGCAAGATAAACTCTTCCTTGGCAACGTCAATGCACGCCGAGATTGGGGATATGCACCAGAATACGTTGAAGCAATGTGGAAAATGCTCCAGCAGAAAAAACCAGACGACTATGTCATTGCAACAAATACTGATCATTCAGTCAAAGAATTTTGCAATCATGCATTCCATGAAATCGGCATTGATCTTGAATGGACTGGGAAAGGAATCCATGAAAAAGCAGTCAACAGTAAAACAGGAAAAACACTCGTCGAAATCGATCCGATGTATTTCAGACCAACTGATGTTGAACGACTCCGTGGGGATTACCGTAAAGCGAAAAAAGCATTTGGATGGCAACCAAAAACTACATTTAAAGAACTGATAAAAATCATGGTACAGGCTGATTTAGAACGGGTTGAGCAATGGAAGAAATAA